Proteins found in one Anopheles aquasalis chromosome 3, idAnoAquaMG_Q_19, whole genome shotgun sequence genomic segment:
- the LOC126575303 gene encoding proto-oncogene serine/threonine-protein kinase mos isoform X1: MTLRLLFDSGRASTELDVPTIEISFDTPNRDRFLRDDFHNKRSSYSILGRGSYGVVIRASYRGRPIAVKILEKRLQRHRQRYDSLLNEANALRVRHDNIVTVLKIVPGDQYGLVLMERFDGHCLQYILASQRPQSIAIQHKLLILCDIINGLYFCHRHQIVHLDVKPQNVIVTLNSSAPVHTNTPASPECLRLRQYLCKLCDFGSSMMLTSWQRSETLVNRGTIRYMAPELLRGPQQHRAITERADIYSFGVTMWQLNEERFPYEGIACNEVVAYNVVKKGLRPDSVTTATPLGKRFRSLLAKNRCLHGSLLLPASLFGDSALATRLESDAVDDVLKREGIAVERSKQLKQVVRKISLGAICTVPDSDDESDGDDRLAAKRIAALFCDHFTIPANERATIRQMIRTLYAKCWLTDPPSRPDAATVRSSLHQMLERIVNCKCLE, from the exons ATGACTCTACGCTTGCTCTTTGACTCCGGTAGGGCATCGACCGAGCTGGATGTGCCAACGATCGAGATCAGCTTCGACACACCAAACAGGGATCGGTTTTTGCGTGATGATTTCCACAACAAGCGTAGCTCCTACTCGATCCTTGGCCGAGGCAGCTACGGTGTTGTGATCCGTGCATCCTACCGTGGCCGTCCGATCGCGGTAAAGATCCTCGAGAAGCGACTGCAACGGCACCGCCAACGTTATGATTCTTTGCTGAACGAGGCGAACGCACTGCGCGTACGGCACGACAACATCGTGACCGTGCTGAAGATCGTCCCGGGTGATCAGTATGGGTTGGTTTTAATGGAGCGCTTCGATGGACACTGTCTGCAGTACATCCTAGCCAGCCAACGCCcgcaatcgatcgcgatccagCACAAACTGTT GATTTTGTGCGATATTATCAATGGATTATATTTCTGCCATCGGCACCAGATTGTGCATCTAGACGTGAAGCCACAGAACGTGATCGTTACGCTTAATTCGTCGGCTCCAGTTCACACCAACACGCCAGCGTCGCCGGAGTGTCTACGGTTGAGGCAGTACCTGTGCAAGCTGTGCGATTTCGGTTCCTCGATGATGCTGACCTCCTGGCAGCGGAGCGAAACCCTAGTCAACCGTGGTACGATCCGCTATATGGCTCCGGAGCTGCTGCGTGGTCCCCAACAGCATCGGGCCATTACGGAGCGTGCCGATATTTACTCGTTCGGTGTGACGATGTGGCAGCTGAACGAGGAGCGCTTCCCGTACGAGGGCATCGCATGTAACGAGGTGGTTGCATACAACGTCGTCAAGAAGGGATTGCGCCCGGACAGCGTTACCACGGCGACGCCACTTGGGAAGCGGTTCCGTAGCCTACTGGCGAAAAATCGTTGCCTGCACGGTAGCTTGCTGTTACCCGCTTCGTTGTTTGGCGATTCGGCACTGGCCACACGCCTTGAATCCGATGCCGTTGACGACGTTCTAAAGCGAGAAGGTATTGCGGTCGAACGCTcgaagcagctgaagcaggTGGTACGAAAGATATCGCTTGGTGCGATCTGCACTGTGCCAGATTCCGATGACGAGTCCGATGGCGACGATCGATTGGCCGCCAAACGCATCGCGGCTCTTTTTTGCGATCACTTTACCATTCCGGCTAACGAGCGGGCCACGATCCGCCAGATGATACGTACCCTGTACGCCAAGTGTTGGCTAACCGATCCGCCGAGTCGCCCCGATGCGGCCACTGTTCGCTCCTCGCTCCACCAGATGCTGGAACGGATCGTCAACTGTAAGTGCCTCGAATAG
- the LOC126578437 gene encoding tafazzin isoform X4 translates to MNSKPAAPPPAVPPTVVGGAATVQQPPYVPYNIDWIFPRLRRPNRLWHIASTGVIGLVGFFSKIVIVWLNKARVHNIEVLENALEHRPKGKPLLTVSNHHSCFDDPGIWGLLKLRNVCSKNVIRWSMAAHDICFTNKAHSLFFMYGKCIPVVRGGGVYQPAVDLCIEKLKLGDWVHVFPEGKVNMTKEDLRFKWGVGRIVYETPILPIIIPIWHIGMDDVLPNEPPYYLRTGKKLTYNFGNPIDLSALMERLHSSPVNEEEARKLITDRIQEEMMVLKSETERLHSEYLKS, encoded by the exons CCAGCGGCTCCGCCACCGGCAGTTCCACCGACGGTGGTCGGTGGGGCAGCTACCGTCCAGCAACCGCCATACGTTCCGTACAACATCGATTGGATTTTCCCCCGTTTGCGACGTCCGAACCGACTATGGCACATTGCCAGCACTGGAGTGATCGGTTTGGTGGGATTCTTCTCCAAAATCGTTATCG TGTGGCTGAACAAAGCACGTGTTCACAACATAGAAGTGCTGGAGAATGCGCTCGAGCATCGACCCAAAGGCAAACCCCTGCTGACGGTATCCAACCACCATTCGTGCTTCGATGATCCTGGCATCTGGG GCTTGCTGAAGCTGCGGAACGTTTGCAGTAAGAACGTTATACGATGGTCCATGGCGGCGCACGATATCTGCTTCACCAACAAGGCGCACTCGCTGTTCTTCATGTATGGCAAGTGCATTCCCGTAgtgcgcggtggtggcgtgtaTCAACCGGCCGTCGATCTGTGCATCGAGAAGCTCAAGCTGGGCGACTGGGTTCACGTGTTCCCCGAAGGCAAGGTTAACATGACGAAAGAGGATCTCAG GTTCAAGTGGGGTGTCGGACGTATCGTTTACGAAACACCCATCCTGCCCATCATCATACCGATCTGGCATATCGGAATGGACGATGTGCTGCCGAACGAACCGCCTTACTACCTCCGCACGGGCAAGAAGCTTACGTACAACTTTGGCAATCCAATCGATCTGAGTGCGCTAATGGAACGATTGCATTCTTCGCCGGTCAATGAGGAAGAAGCGCGTAAGCTCATCACCGATCGAATTCAGGAGGAGATGATG GTGCTTaaatcggaaacggaacggctcCATTCGGAGTACTTGAAGAGCTGA
- the LOC126575303 gene encoding proto-oncogene serine/threonine-protein kinase mos isoform X2 → MASTELDVPTIEISFDTPNRDRFLRDDFHNKRSSYSILGRGSYGVVIRASYRGRPIAVKILEKRLQRHRQRYDSLLNEANALRVRHDNIVTVLKIVPGDQYGLVLMERFDGHCLQYILASQRPQSIAIQHKLLILCDIINGLYFCHRHQIVHLDVKPQNVIVTLNSSAPVHTNTPASPECLRLRQYLCKLCDFGSSMMLTSWQRSETLVNRGTIRYMAPELLRGPQQHRAITERADIYSFGVTMWQLNEERFPYEGIACNEVVAYNVVKKGLRPDSVTTATPLGKRFRSLLAKNRCLHGSLLLPASLFGDSALATRLESDAVDDVLKREGIAVERSKQLKQVVRKISLGAICTVPDSDDESDGDDRLAAKRIAALFCDHFTIPANERATIRQMIRTLYAKCWLTDPPSRPDAATVRSSLHQMLERIVNCKCLE, encoded by the exons AT GGCATCGACCGAGCTGGATGTGCCAACGATCGAGATCAGCTTCGACACACCAAACAGGGATCGGTTTTTGCGTGATGATTTCCACAACAAGCGTAGCTCCTACTCGATCCTTGGCCGAGGCAGCTACGGTGTTGTGATCCGTGCATCCTACCGTGGCCGTCCGATCGCGGTAAAGATCCTCGAGAAGCGACTGCAACGGCACCGCCAACGTTATGATTCTTTGCTGAACGAGGCGAACGCACTGCGCGTACGGCACGACAACATCGTGACCGTGCTGAAGATCGTCCCGGGTGATCAGTATGGGTTGGTTTTAATGGAGCGCTTCGATGGACACTGTCTGCAGTACATCCTAGCCAGCCAACGCCcgcaatcgatcgcgatccagCACAAACTGTT GATTTTGTGCGATATTATCAATGGATTATATTTCTGCCATCGGCACCAGATTGTGCATCTAGACGTGAAGCCACAGAACGTGATCGTTACGCTTAATTCGTCGGCTCCAGTTCACACCAACACGCCAGCGTCGCCGGAGTGTCTACGGTTGAGGCAGTACCTGTGCAAGCTGTGCGATTTCGGTTCCTCGATGATGCTGACCTCCTGGCAGCGGAGCGAAACCCTAGTCAACCGTGGTACGATCCGCTATATGGCTCCGGAGCTGCTGCGTGGTCCCCAACAGCATCGGGCCATTACGGAGCGTGCCGATATTTACTCGTTCGGTGTGACGATGTGGCAGCTGAACGAGGAGCGCTTCCCGTACGAGGGCATCGCATGTAACGAGGTGGTTGCATACAACGTCGTCAAGAAGGGATTGCGCCCGGACAGCGTTACCACGGCGACGCCACTTGGGAAGCGGTTCCGTAGCCTACTGGCGAAAAATCGTTGCCTGCACGGTAGCTTGCTGTTACCCGCTTCGTTGTTTGGCGATTCGGCACTGGCCACACGCCTTGAATCCGATGCCGTTGACGACGTTCTAAAGCGAGAAGGTATTGCGGTCGAACGCTcgaagcagctgaagcaggTGGTACGAAAGATATCGCTTGGTGCGATCTGCACTGTGCCAGATTCCGATGACGAGTCCGATGGCGACGATCGATTGGCCGCCAAACGCATCGCGGCTCTTTTTTGCGATCACTTTACCATTCCGGCTAACGAGCGGGCCACGATCCGCCAGATGATACGTACCCTGTACGCCAAGTGTTGGCTAACCGATCCGCCGAGTCGCCCCGATGCGGCCACTGTTCGCTCCTCGCTCCACCAGATGCTGGAACGGATCGTCAACTGTAAGTGCCTCGAATAG
- the LOC126578437 gene encoding tafazzin isoform X2 encodes MSSFLFNLLLKPAAPPPAVPPTVVGGAATVQQPPYVPYNIDWIFPRLRRPNRLWHIASTGVIGLVGFFSKIVIVWLNKARVHNIEVLENALEHRPKGKPLLTVSNHHSCFDDPGIWGLLKLRNVCSKNVIRWSMAAHDICFTNKAHSLFFMYGKCIPVVRGGGVYQPAVDLCIEKLKLGDWVHVFPEGKVNMTKEDLRFKWGVGRIVYETPILPIIIPIWHIGMDDVLPNEPPYYLRTGKKLTYNFGNPIDLSALMERLHSSPVNEEEARKLITDRIQEEMMVLKSETERLHSEYLKS; translated from the exons CTCCTGAAGCCAGCGGCTCCGCCACCGGCAGTTCCACCGACGGTGGTCGGTGGGGCAGCTACCGTCCAGCAACCGCCATACGTTCCGTACAACATCGATTGGATTTTCCCCCGTTTGCGACGTCCGAACCGACTATGGCACATTGCCAGCACTGGAGTGATCGGTTTGGTGGGATTCTTCTCCAAAATCGTTATCG TGTGGCTGAACAAAGCACGTGTTCACAACATAGAAGTGCTGGAGAATGCGCTCGAGCATCGACCCAAAGGCAAACCCCTGCTGACGGTATCCAACCACCATTCGTGCTTCGATGATCCTGGCATCTGGG GCTTGCTGAAGCTGCGGAACGTTTGCAGTAAGAACGTTATACGATGGTCCATGGCGGCGCACGATATCTGCTTCACCAACAAGGCGCACTCGCTGTTCTTCATGTATGGCAAGTGCATTCCCGTAgtgcgcggtggtggcgtgtaTCAACCGGCCGTCGATCTGTGCATCGAGAAGCTCAAGCTGGGCGACTGGGTTCACGTGTTCCCCGAAGGCAAGGTTAACATGACGAAAGAGGATCTCAG GTTCAAGTGGGGTGTCGGACGTATCGTTTACGAAACACCCATCCTGCCCATCATCATACCGATCTGGCATATCGGAATGGACGATGTGCTGCCGAACGAACCGCCTTACTACCTCCGCACGGGCAAGAAGCTTACGTACAACTTTGGCAATCCAATCGATCTGAGTGCGCTAATGGAACGATTGCATTCTTCGCCGGTCAATGAGGAAGAAGCGCGTAAGCTCATCACCGATCGAATTCAGGAGGAGATGATG GTGCTTaaatcggaaacggaacggctcCATTCGGAGTACTTGAAGAGCTGA
- the LOC126575304 gene encoding uncharacterized protein LOC126575304, with the protein MAVWGKVKIASTTTTSKAPLARTPSKAGALFSETLTAALGKRKSKFKEITEELNQHINGEEKEELYQRPLFNADKIRRMMERIVEKQFDVDEEEMRYVYNPAKNLKMCQNISKQIKDRMKAMNFKRHRIISIATIVEKQQQGIHYKMKYILDPKLDDYVRLYHETPHFYIIATVLLVHKD; encoded by the exons ATGGCCGTTTGGGGGAAAGTGAAGATAGCcagtacgacgacgac GTCCAAGGCTCCGCTTGCGCGCACTCCCAGCAAAGCCGGTGCATTGTTCAGTGAGACACTGACGGCGGCACTCGGGAAGCGGAAGAGCAAGTTCAAGGAAATCACCGAGGAGCTCAACCAGCACATCAACggcgaagagaaggaagagctcTACCAGCGGCCACTCTTCAATGCGGACAAAATTCGCCGCATGATGGAACGCATCGTCGAGAAGCAGTTCGACGTGGACGAGGAAGAGATGCGCTACGTGTACAATCCGGCAAAAAATCTGAAAATGTGCCAGAACATATCGAAGCAGATCAAGGATCGGATGAAGGCGATGAATTTTAAACG CCACAGGATCATCAGTATTGCAACGATcgtcgagaagcagcagcaagggatCCACTACAAAATGAAGTACATCCTCGATCCGAAGCTGGACGATTACGTTCGGTTGTATCACGAAACACCACACTTTTACATTATCGCGACAGTGCTCCTGGTGCATAAGGACTAA
- the LOC126578437 gene encoding tafazzin isoform X3 has product MNSKPAAPPPAVPPTVVGGAATVQQPPYVPYNIDWIFPRLRRPNRLWHIASTGVIGLVGFFSKIVIVWLNKARVHNIEVLENALEHRPKGKPLLTVSNHHSCFDDPGIWGLLDTRLLKLRNVCSKNVIRWSMAAHDICFTNKAHSLFFMYGKCIPVVRGGGVYQPAVDLCIEKLKLGDWVHVFPEGKVNMTKEDLRFKWGVGRIVYETPILPIIIPIWHIGMDDVLPNEPPYYLRTGKKLTYNFGNPIDLSALMERLHSSPVNEEEARKLITDRIQEEMMVLKSETERLHSEYLKS; this is encoded by the exons CCAGCGGCTCCGCCACCGGCAGTTCCACCGACGGTGGTCGGTGGGGCAGCTACCGTCCAGCAACCGCCATACGTTCCGTACAACATCGATTGGATTTTCCCCCGTTTGCGACGTCCGAACCGACTATGGCACATTGCCAGCACTGGAGTGATCGGTTTGGTGGGATTCTTCTCCAAAATCGTTATCG TGTGGCTGAACAAAGCACGTGTTCACAACATAGAAGTGCTGGAGAATGCGCTCGAGCATCGACCCAAAGGCAAACCCCTGCTGACGGTATCCAACCACCATTCGTGCTTCGATGATCCTGGCATCTGGG GACTACTTGACACCC GCTTGCTGAAGCTGCGGAACGTTTGCAGTAAGAACGTTATACGATGGTCCATGGCGGCGCACGATATCTGCTTCACCAACAAGGCGCACTCGCTGTTCTTCATGTATGGCAAGTGCATTCCCGTAgtgcgcggtggtggcgtgtaTCAACCGGCCGTCGATCTGTGCATCGAGAAGCTCAAGCTGGGCGACTGGGTTCACGTGTTCCCCGAAGGCAAGGTTAACATGACGAAAGAGGATCTCAG GTTCAAGTGGGGTGTCGGACGTATCGTTTACGAAACACCCATCCTGCCCATCATCATACCGATCTGGCATATCGGAATGGACGATGTGCTGCCGAACGAACCGCCTTACTACCTCCGCACGGGCAAGAAGCTTACGTACAACTTTGGCAATCCAATCGATCTGAGTGCGCTAATGGAACGATTGCATTCTTCGCCGGTCAATGAGGAAGAAGCGCGTAAGCTCATCACCGATCGAATTCAGGAGGAGATGATG GTGCTTaaatcggaaacggaacggctcCATTCGGAGTACTTGAAGAGCTGA
- the LOC126578437 gene encoding tafazzin isoform X1: MSSFLFNLLLKPAAPPPAVPPTVVGGAATVQQPPYVPYNIDWIFPRLRRPNRLWHIASTGVIGLVGFFSKIVIVWLNKARVHNIEVLENALEHRPKGKPLLTVSNHHSCFDDPGIWGLLDTRLLKLRNVCSKNVIRWSMAAHDICFTNKAHSLFFMYGKCIPVVRGGGVYQPAVDLCIEKLKLGDWVHVFPEGKVNMTKEDLRFKWGVGRIVYETPILPIIIPIWHIGMDDVLPNEPPYYLRTGKKLTYNFGNPIDLSALMERLHSSPVNEEEARKLITDRIQEEMMVLKSETERLHSEYLKS; the protein is encoded by the exons CTCCTGAAGCCAGCGGCTCCGCCACCGGCAGTTCCACCGACGGTGGTCGGTGGGGCAGCTACCGTCCAGCAACCGCCATACGTTCCGTACAACATCGATTGGATTTTCCCCCGTTTGCGACGTCCGAACCGACTATGGCACATTGCCAGCACTGGAGTGATCGGTTTGGTGGGATTCTTCTCCAAAATCGTTATCG TGTGGCTGAACAAAGCACGTGTTCACAACATAGAAGTGCTGGAGAATGCGCTCGAGCATCGACCCAAAGGCAAACCCCTGCTGACGGTATCCAACCACCATTCGTGCTTCGATGATCCTGGCATCTGGG GACTACTTGACACCC GCTTGCTGAAGCTGCGGAACGTTTGCAGTAAGAACGTTATACGATGGTCCATGGCGGCGCACGATATCTGCTTCACCAACAAGGCGCACTCGCTGTTCTTCATGTATGGCAAGTGCATTCCCGTAgtgcgcggtggtggcgtgtaTCAACCGGCCGTCGATCTGTGCATCGAGAAGCTCAAGCTGGGCGACTGGGTTCACGTGTTCCCCGAAGGCAAGGTTAACATGACGAAAGAGGATCTCAG GTTCAAGTGGGGTGTCGGACGTATCGTTTACGAAACACCCATCCTGCCCATCATCATACCGATCTGGCATATCGGAATGGACGATGTGCTGCCGAACGAACCGCCTTACTACCTCCGCACGGGCAAGAAGCTTACGTACAACTTTGGCAATCCAATCGATCTGAGTGCGCTAATGGAACGATTGCATTCTTCGCCGGTCAATGAGGAAGAAGCGCGTAAGCTCATCACCGATCGAATTCAGGAGGAGATGATG GTGCTTaaatcggaaacggaacggctcCATTCGGAGTACTTGAAGAGCTGA